From bacterium:
AATGGATGTTCATGTATCCAGATGAACCGCAAAACACCACCGCTAGAAACCTTATTCAAAAACAGGTCTACGAGGACTGCGTGGATGATTGGAACGGCAGGCTCTATTACATCGAATGCCATACACTCTTGAATGATGACGGTGAGCAGACTGTGGATGGCACACATCCCACCGACCTTGGACTTTGCACAATGGCGAAGATAATAGCACCTGTAATTGGCCGGGTGATTTCTTGTCAGGAGAAAAGCAATGACCGCTATACCGGATAAAACATATGATGTCATAGTTGCCGGAGGCGGGCCTGCGGGCATGATAGCGGCTATTGCATCTGCAAGGAATGGAGCCCATACGCTTTTGATCGAACGGTCGGAATGTCTGGGTGGAACGGCTACGAGTGGGCTGCTGTGCAACTGGGGTGCATTCGATAACGCAGACCGAAGAAATGACTTCGCCCGCATGCGCCTGTACGAAGACAACCAGCCATGGCCTGATGAGCTGAAAAACGAGGGCGAGCGCATTATAAAAGGCATCCCGGAAGAAATGCTGATCCGAATGCAGTCTGTCGGCGCGGCTTCGAAAATACCACTCGGATATATATCTATCAACCCCGAATACTTGAAGATTATTGCAGATGAAATGGTCAGGCAGGCCGGAGCAGAGATAATCTATGGCATTTCAGCTCTGTCGGCAGAGCGCACAAACAATGAGTGGGCAGTGGACACATGCTCCAAAAGCGGACAAGTAATTTTCAAAACCAGGCAGGTCATAGATGCGTCCGGTGATGCCGACCTGGCACGATTTGCAGGCGCCGAAATTGTCAGAGGCAGGCAGAGCGACGGGACAATGCAGCCGCCGACATTGGTGTTCATGATCGGAAACGCTAACGTCAGAGAATCGGATGTCTACCTGAGCCTGAATAAGAACTTCCGCGAAGCTACAGGCCGGAAAATGGGCTGCTGGACGCCAGTGCCGTTGATGCCGGGAGTTTTCAGCATCAATAATCTGCACAGCCCAGGCGTGGATGGATGCTCGCCATGGGACGTCTCACATGCCGTTGAACACTGCCGCAGAGAAGCTATCGAGCTTACCGAACTATTTCGACGCAACATACCAGGCTGTGAAAATGTCTTCCTGATCGACACCGCCCCGAGCCTTGGTATACGCGAGACCGTGCGGATTGTCGGAGACTACACTCTTACTGAAGATGATGTGCTCTCGGCGCGCAAGTTTCCGGACGGCATATGCAGGTATGCACACAACATTGATGTGCATCTGCCCGATGCTCATCTGGACAAGCTCGAAAATCACGGATTTGTGCCCGCCGGATCGGACTATCATGTCCCATACAAATGTATGCTGCCTAAAAATCTGGACGACTTCCTGGTTGCGGGGCGCACGATCTCGGCCACACATTTTGCAGCCGGAAGCGCCAGGGTGATGCCCTGCTGTATGGCAATAGGTCAGGCCGCAGGAACCGCAGCAGCTCTGTCGGTCAAGATGAACACGACTCCCCGCAAACTGCCTGTTGACACATTGATAGGCACACTTCTCGATCAGGGAGTCTGCCTCTGATAGTGTTCAGTTATATGGGATCTTACCGGTCTTGGCTCAGCAGGAGCTTCGCCCTCCCAAGAGTGTGCTTTCCGGGAGGGCGAGGTTCCCACCGAGCCGTATTTGTTCCCGAAAACTGAACTGTTTCGACATGAATCCTGATTTGACCAAGGCTCCCTGCTCACGATATAATGTTGCGGTTGAACTTGTATCGAGGTAAATATAATTGACACTTAAGATTGCGCTGCCGAAAGGGAGCTTGCAGGAAGCTACATTTGGTCTTTTCAAGAAAGCGGGCTGGGATTTCAGGGTCTCGTCACGATCATATCATCCATCCTGTGACGATCCTGAGATAGAAGCCACACTGCTGCGCGCACAGGAGATTGCGCGTTACGTGGAGGCGGGAGTGCTGGATGTCGGCATCACGGGCCACGACAACGTACGCGAATGTGACGCGGATGTTCACGAAGTCTGTGAACTGCACTATTCCAAAGCCACCACAAAACCATATCGCTGGGTGCTTGCGGCTCCCAAGGATTCCGGAATCAAAGGACCCAAAGACCTGGAAGGCAAGCGTGTGGCAACAGAACTTGTAAACGTTACTAAGCGCTATTTTCAGGAACATGGGGTCAACTGCCGGGTAGAGTTCTCATGGGGCGCGACGGAGGTCAAAGTCCCCGAACTGGTGGATGCGATAGTCGAAGGAACTGAAACAGGCAGCACCCTCAAGGCGCATGGTCTGGAAATTCTCGATACTCTGCTCGTCTCCACGACACGTCTGATTGCAAATAAAGACGCATGGAACGACGAGTGGAAACGCCGCAAGATCGAAAACATTGCCATGCTGCTGCAGGCCGCTCTCACAGCGGACGGGCTTGTGGGTCTCAAGATGAATATTCCTTGCAATAAGCTCGACGACATTCTGGCCGAGCTTCCCAGCCTCAAAAAGCCGACCATTTCGCCGCTTGCGGACGAGGGTTGGGTCGCTGCTGAGATTATTGTGGAAGAACACGCCGTTCGTGAGCTTATCCCAAGCCTCAAGCGCGCAGGAGCATCAGGGATTGTGGAGTATGCGCTTAATAAAGTGATTTATTAGTGGGGGCTTTGCCCCCAATCCCCCACCAGAGACTCTGGGCAAAGCAAATTGTTTATACAATTATATGTGTATTATAAAAGTAAACAATCTGCTTTGGTGGAAATTTGAGGGTGAAACCCTCAATATCAACGGAGCAGCAATTGGTATCTGCCAGGTCCAATTATCTCTATAACCAGTTGATCCCGTATATCGGAAACAAGCGCAAGTTGCTCGACCTTATCGCAAAAGCGCTGAGAAGCACTGGTGTCCGATCAGATTCAACTTTTCTTGACCTGTTTGCGGGTGGCGGGGTCGTGTCTCGATTTGCCAAGTCTCTGGATTATCGAGTCATATCGAATGACTGGGAGCCGTATACAAGGCCGATCAATACATGCTATATAGAGTGCAATCAGGCTCCACCTTTTGCTGCTCTCGGCGGATATGAGACGGCGATAGATATTCTGAATTGCCTGCCTTCGCGTGTGGACTGGGTCACCGAGCACCTCTGTCCCGATGACGACACGCAGTATGACGTGACCAGGGATCGCATGTTTTATATGCGCAAAAACGGGATGCGCATAGACGCGATTCGCAACCAGATAGAGCTTTGGAAAAACGCCGGGCAGATAAAAGATGTGGAGGAGGAGTGCCTGCTGGCTCCGCTGCTTTACCAGGCATGCTATAACAGCAACACCA
This genomic window contains:
- a CDS encoding FAD-dependent oxidoreductase, producing the protein MTAIPDKTYDVIVAGGGPAGMIAAIASARNGAHTLLIERSECLGGTATSGLLCNWGAFDNADRRNDFARMRLYEDNQPWPDELKNEGERIIKGIPEEMLIRMQSVGAASKIPLGYISINPEYLKIIADEMVRQAGAEIIYGISALSAERTNNEWAVDTCSKSGQVIFKTRQVIDASGDADLARFAGAEIVRGRQSDGTMQPPTLVFMIGNANVRESDVYLSLNKNFREATGRKMGCWTPVPLMPGVFSINNLHSPGVDGCSPWDVSHAVEHCRREAIELTELFRRNIPGCENVFLIDTAPSLGIRETVRIVGDYTLTEDDVLSARKFPDGICRYAHNIDVHLPDAHLDKLENHGFVPAGSDYHVPYKCMLPKNLDDFLVAGRTISATHFAAGSARVMPCCMAIGQAAGTAAALSVKMNTTPRKLPVDTLIGTLLDQGVCL
- the hisG gene encoding ATP phosphoribosyltransferase, which produces MTLKIALPKGSLQEATFGLFKKAGWDFRVSSRSYHPSCDDPEIEATLLRAQEIARYVEAGVLDVGITGHDNVRECDADVHEVCELHYSKATTKPYRWVLAAPKDSGIKGPKDLEGKRVATELVNVTKRYFQEHGVNCRVEFSWGATEVKVPELVDAIVEGTETGSTLKAHGLEILDTLLVSTTRLIANKDAWNDEWKRRKIENIAMLLQAALTADGLVGLKMNIPCNKLDDILAELPSLKKPTISPLADEGWVAAEIIVEEHAVRELIPSLKRAGASGIVEYALNKVIY